The Raphanus sativus cultivar WK10039 chromosome 2, ASM80110v3, whole genome shotgun sequence genome includes a region encoding these proteins:
- the LOC108839465 gene encoding LOW QUALITY PROTEIN: uncharacterized protein LOC108839465 (The sequence of the model RefSeq protein was modified relative to this genomic sequence to represent the inferred CDS: inserted 2 bases in 1 codon; substituted 2 bases at 2 genomic stop codons), which produces MYVGSPSICQLILLTNPNGVATNPYEVNVVGTDLNPILIDFLNSKAGCNPGPDPKTTKKNSSDLFACYASSGNTTFSDQVSLYVCKGTRKGHYSLVVTTEAGGKDDSGGSGNMKTPSTEMNDGSXGGKLSRWKVVVGSVIGXRSLFGLLVVATLVKGKKKAEGERVKEKSLXYEEALQVSMVGHVSAPTASGTRTLHIMLDDRYKTLIQIIIHNYNLFSDCPLKF; this is translated from the exons ATGTATGTGGGTTCACCTTCAATATGTCAG CTTATACTGCTAACTAACCCTAACGGTGTGGCTACAAACCCTTACGAGGTTAACGTTGTTGGTACCGATCTCAACCCAATCTTGATTGATTTCTTGAACAGCAAGGCAGGTTGTAACCCTGGCCCTGACCCTAAGACGACAAAGAAGAACTCATCAGACTTGTTTGCGTGTTACGCAAGCAGCGGTAACACAACGTTTAGTGATCAAGTTTCACTTTATGTTTGCAAAGGAACGAGAAAAGGGCATTACTCTCTCGTGGTAACGACAGAGGCTGGAGGAAAAGATGACAGTGGTGGTAGTGGTAACATGAAGACACCATCGACGGAGATGAATGACGGCAGCTGAGGAGGAAAGTTGAGCCGGTGGAAAGTGGTGGTAGGTAGTGTGATTGG CCGCAGTCTTTTTGGGTTGTTGGTGGTGGCGACGTTAGTGAAGGGCAAGAAGAAAGCAGAGGGAGAGAGAGTGAAAGAGAAGAGCTTATGATATGAAGAAGCTCTTCAGGTTTCAATGGTGGGTCATGTTAgtgctcccactgcttctggaACTAGAACTCTTCACATAATGCTGGATGATAGGTATAAAACACTCATACAAATCATTAtccataattataatttgttttctgATTGCCCCCTAAAATTTTGA
- the LOC108843006 gene encoding protein FIZZY-RELATED 2: MEDPTASNNVTPPANSSSSSSSSSSSHTTPSPSTKVSLESRINRLINANQSPSPSRSIYSDRFIPSRSGSNFALFDLVSPSPSSKEDGAGSYATLLRAAMFGPETPEKRDITGFSTSRNIFRFKTETNRCLNSFSPFVSDDGPGVSHAPIKASRKVSRSPYKVLDAPALQDDFYLNLVDWSAQNVLAVGLGNCVYLWNACSSKVTKLCDLGADDSVCSVGWAFRGTHLAVGTSSGKVQIWDASRCKRTRTMEGHRLRVGALAWGSSVLSSGSRDKSILQRDIRCQEDHVSKLAGHKSEVCGLKWSYDNRELASGGNDNRLFVWNQHSTQPVLKYSEHTAAVKAIAWSPHVHGLLASGGGTADRCIRFWNTTTNTHLSSIDTCSQVCNLAWSKNVNELVSTHGYSQNQIIVWKYPTMSKIATLTGHTYRVLYLAVSPDGQTIVTGAGDETLRFWNVFPSPKSQNTDSEIGSSFFGRTTIR, from the exons ATGGAAGATCCTACCGCAAGCAACAACGTGACACCTCCGGCgaattcatcatcatcatcatcatcatcttcttcctctcacACAACCCCATCGCCGTCGACGAAAGTGTCACTCGAGTCACGAATCAATCGTCTGATCAATGCCAACCAATCGCCATCACCGTCGCGGTCTATATACTCCGACAGATTCATACCTAGTAGATCCGGATCCAATTTCGCGCTCTTCGATCTCGTCTCTCCTTCCCCTAGCAGCAAAGAAGACGGCGCCGGCTCTTACGCGACGCTCTTGCGCGCGGCGATGTTCGGTCCCGAGACGCCGGAGAAACGGGACATCACCGGCTTCTCTACGTCGAGGAATATCTTCCGGTTTAAGACGGAGACGAATCGGTGTTTGAATTCTTTTTCTCCTTTTGTGTCTGATGACGGTCCTGGTGTTAGTCATGCTCCCATCAAGGCCTCCAGGAAGGTGTCTCGATCCCCCTATAAG GTATTAGATGCACCGGCTTTGCAAgatgatttttatttgaatcTAGTGGACTGGTCCGCGCAAAACGTTCTCGCGGTGGGATTAGGGAACTGCGTGTATTTGTGGAACGCTTGTAGCAGCAAGGTAACTAAATTATGTGATCTGGGGGCTGATGATAGTGTTTGCTCTGTGGGTTGGGCGTTTCGTGGAACTCATCTAGCTGTTGGAACTAGTTCCGGGAAAGTACAG ATATGGGATGCGTCGCGTTGCAAGAGAACAAGAACAATGGAAGGTCATAGACTAAGAGTTGGAGCACTGGCGTGGGGATCATCTGTTCTGTCATCTGGTAGTAGAGACAAGAGTATTCTTCAGAGAGACATACGTTGTCAAGAGGATCATGTCAGTAAACTGGCAGGTCACAAATCAGAAGTATGCGGCCTCAAGTGGTCTTATGACAACAGAGAGCTAGCTTCTGGTGGAAACGACAATCGG CTTTTTGTATGGAACCAACATTCAACACAACCGGTTTTGAAATACAGTGAACACACAGCAGCGGTTAAAGCAATAGCTTGGTCACCTCATGTTCACGGGCTGCTTGCTTCTGGTGGCGGGACTGCTGATAGATGTATACGGTTTTGGAATACAACGACGAATACTCATTTAAGTTCCATAGATACTTGCAGTCAG GTATGCAATCTAGCTTGGTCTAAGAACGTAAACGAGCTGGTTAGCACGCACGGATACTCCCAAAACCAAATCATAGTCTGGAAATACCCAACCATGTCCAAA ATTGCAACTCTGACAGGTCACACGTACCGTGTTCTGTACCTAGCGGTCTCACCAGATGGACAGACGATTGTAACCGGAGCAGGAGATGAAACCTTAAGGTTCTGGAACGTCTTCCCATCCCCAAAATCTCAg AACACGGATAGTGAAATCGGTTCCTCATTCTTTGGTAGAACAACAATTCGTTGA
- the LOC108843007 gene encoding magnesium dechelatase SGR1, chloroplastic has translation MCSLSASLLLPTKLKPAFSDNRSNSNSNSSLFLANTRSKRKSHSIVPMARLFGPALFESSKLKVLFLGVDEKKHPLTLPRTYTLTHSDITAKLTLAISHSINNSQLQGWANKLYRDEVVAEWKKVKGKMSLHVHCHISGGHFLLDLFAKFRYYIFCKELPVVLNAFVHGDVNLLNHHPELQEALVYVYFHSNVNEFNRVECWGPLWEATSPDGRHRTQTLPEMQCVDECTCCAPPISSIPWSHSLSNNEGVDSYYSGTQVEGMSTPNPEKL, from the exons atGTGTAGTTTGTCGGCGAGTCTGTTGTTACCAACAAAGCTGAAACCAGCTTTTTCCGACAACCGGAGTAACAGTAACAGCAACAGCTCACTCTTTCTGGCCAATACAAGATCCAAGAGGAAAAGCCATTCGATTGTTCCC ATGGCAAGGTTGTTTGGACCGGCGCTTTTCGAATCATCCAAGTTGAAAGTATTGTTTTTAGGAGTTGACGAGAAGAAGCATCCCTTAACGCTTCCAAGAACTTATACCCTCACTCACAGTGACATTACTGCTAAACTAACTTTAGCTATTTCTCACTCCATTAACAATTCTCAG TTGCAAGGATGGGCAAATAAGCTATACCGAGATGAAGTCGTAGCAGAATGGAAGAAAGTGAAAGGGAAAATGTCTCTCCACGTTCACTGTCACATAAGCGGTGGCCATTTCCTTCTAGATCTATTCGCAAAGTTTAGATACTACATCTTTTGCAAAGAGCTACCAGTG gTGTTGAATGCTTTTGTCCATGGAGATGTAAACTTGTTGAACCACCATCCTGAGCTACAAGAAGCTCTTGTTTATGTTTATTTCCATTCCAACGTCAATGAGTTCAACAGAGTCGAATGTTGGGGTCCGCTTTGGGAAGCTACTTCTCCTGATGGTCGTCACAGGACTCAAACTCTTCCTGAGATGCAGTGCGTGGATGAATGCACTTGTTGTGCTCCACCGATCAGCTCGATTCCGTGGTCTCATAGTCTTAGTAATAATGAAGGTGTTGATAGCTACTACTCTGGGACTCAGGTGGAGGGAATGTCTACTCCTAATCCGGAGAAACTCTAG
- the LOC108840885 gene encoding cysteine-rich receptor-like protein kinase 44 isoform X1 — protein sequence MKRIRHTRTISKKNMINNKSFIFSIILCFLLTIKTSAILVSAQDQLCLAKRSFNTNSTFNKNRLLLLSYLPPNVTPQNNFFYNASLGQDRDRIYALAMCIPDTETEDCSNCVKTTSDGLITTCPNSTEAFHWSGDEKTLCFVRYSTRSFIGSPDMDPRQILPNATDIRSNLTDFDGIWQDLMLRIVESASSKYYEAETRPLTSTSSGDTTVIYTIMQCTSDVSNAECSTCLRNSVGDYQNCCRGKQGGLVTRPNCIFRWEFYPFYGAFRNTSPSAKKDGSSALKIVVPVLVVASLLILAVVGYVLYGRRRKKKKDSLRETYQELDTAEVDALSSLKFDFRVIQAATSDFSEENKLGEGGFGPVYKGKFRDGQEVAVKRLALGSGQGEEEFKNEVLLLSKLQHRNLVKLLGFCLKGEERLLIYEFVPNSSLDHFIFEVAKQDHSLSLKASWSTRYSIIENIARGILYLHEDSRLKIIHRDLKPSNILLDYQMNPKISDFGMARLFESDDQTQGVTTSRVMGTYCSGYMPPEYIAQGRLSVKTDVYSYGVMVLEIICGRKNNSFQPSGVAFHAWTNWRGDRALDIVDSVITENVSRNEMMKCINIGLLCVQESVTRRPNMNSVVHWLKSNSVTLPVPSTPAYVVHSDSGEASRVSQSTVNVSITELEPR from the exons ATGAAAAGAATCAGACACACCCGTACAATCtccaaaaaaaacatgattaataACAAGAGCTTCATTTTCTCGATCatcctctgttttcttcttaCAATCAAAACAAGTGCCATCCTCGTCTCTGCTCAAGATCAACTGTGCTTGGCCAAAAGATCTTTTAACACAAACAGCACGTTCAACAAGAACcgtctccttctcctctcttaTCTTCCTCCTAACGTCACTCCTCAAAACAACTTCTTCTACAATGCTTCTCTAGGCCAAGACCGAGACAGAATCTACGCTCTAGCGATGTGTATCCCTGACACCGAAACAGAGGATTGCTCAAACTGCGTCAAGACAACTTCCGATGGACTTATCACGACCTGCCCTAACAGCACCGAAGCTTTTCACTGGTCGGGCGATGAAAAGACTCTCTGTTTCGTACGTTACTCCACCCGTTCTTTCATCGGCTCACCAGATATGGACCCGCGTCAGATTCTTCCCAACGCTACGGATATCAGATCGAACTTGACAGACTTTGATGGGATTTGGCAAGATTTGATGCTTCGAATAGTGGAATCAGCTTCATCAAAGTACTACGAAGCTGAGACCAGACCCTTGACAAGCACGAGTTCTGGAGATACGACGGTGATCTACACGATCATGCAGTGTACTTCTGATGTATCTAACGCTGAGTGCAGCACTTGTTTGAGAAATAGCGTTGGGGATTATCAGAACTGTTGCCGTGGGAAACAAGGAGGTCTTGTTACTCGTCCAAATTGCATTTTCCGTTGGGAGTTTTATCCTTTTTACGGAGCCTTCCGTAACACTTCACCATCGGCTAAGAAag ACGGTTCTTCAGCATTGAAAATTGTCGTCCCAGTTCTTGTCGTTGCTTCCTTATTGATTCTAGCCGTAGTTGGATACGTTCTTTatgggaggaggaggaagaaaaagaaggacaGTTTGAGAGAGACTTATCAAGAACTTGATA CTGCAGAAGTTGATGCTCTATCTTCATTGAAATTCGATTTCCGTGTTATTCAAGCTGCTACTAGTGACTTCTCTGAAGAGAATAAGCTAGGGGAAGGTGGATTTGGTCCAGTGTACAAG GGAAAGTTTCGAGACGGGCAAGAAGTAGCGGTGAAGAGACTGGCCCTAGGTTCAGGGCAAGGAGAAGAAGAGTTCAAGAACGAggttttattattatctaaGCTTCAACATAGGAATCTAGTTAAGCTACTAGGTTTTTGCTTGAAAGGCGAAGAAAGACTTCTGATCTACGAGTTTGTACCCAACTCAAGCCTTGATCATTTCATATTCGAGGTAGCCAAACAAGACCATTCACTGTCTTTGAAGGCTAGTTGGAGTACACGGTACAGCATTATCGAAAACATAGCTAGAGGGATTCTCTATCTACATGAAGATTCTCGTCTCAAGATCATTCACCGCGACTTGAAACCTAGTAACATTCTTTTAGATTATCAGATGAACCCCAAGATTTCAGATTTTGGGATGGCGAGGTTGTTCGAGTCAGATGATCAGACACAAGGGGTAACAACAAGCAGAGTCATGGGAACTTA CTGCAGCGGTTATATGCCACCGGAGTACATAGCACAAGGACGGTTGTCGGTTAAAACCGATGTTTACAGTTACGGTGTTATGGTTCTCGAGATCATATGTGGTCGGAAGAACAATAGCTTTCAGCCAAGTGGTGTAGCTTTCCAT GCGTGGACAAATTGGCGGGGAGATAGAGCACTGGACATTGTAGATTCAGTGATCACAGAGAATGTATCAAGAAACGAGATGATGAAATGCATCAACATAGGACTGTTATGCGTACAAGAGAGTGTGACGAGAAGACCAAACATGAACTCAGTAGTTCATTGGCTCAAGAGTAACTCTGTGACTCTTCCGGTTCCATCAACACCTGCGTATGTTGTTCATAGCGATTCAGGTGAAGCTTCCCGGGTTTCGCAGTCGACGGTCAATGTTTCAATCACTGAGCTTGAGCCACGTTAA
- the LOC108840885 gene encoding cysteine-rich receptor-like protein kinase 44 isoform X2, with translation MKRIRHTRTISKKNMINNKSFIFSIILCFLLTIKTSAILVSAQDQLCLAKRSFNTNSTFNKNRLLLLSYLPPNVTPQNNFFYNASLGQDRDRIYALAMCIPDTETEDCSNCVKTTSDGLITTCPNSTEAFHWSGDEKTLCFVRYSTRSFIGSPDMDPRQILPNATDIRSNLTDFDGIWQDLMLRIVESASSKYYEAETRPLTSTSSGDTTVIYTIMQCTSDVSNAECSTCLRNSVGDYQNCCRGKQGGLVTRPNCIFRWEFYPFYGAFRNTSPSAKKDGSSALKIVVPVLVVASLLILAVVGYVLYGRRRKKKKDSLRETYQELDTAEVDALSSLKFDFRVIQAATSDFSEENKLGEGGFGPVYKGKFRDGQEVAVKRLALGSGQGEEEFKNEVLLLSKLQHRNLVKLLGFCLKGEERLLIYEFVPNSSLDHFIFEVAKQDHSLSLKASWSTRYSIIENIARGILYLHEDSRLKIIHRDLKPSNILLDYQMNPKISDFGMARLFESDDQTQGVTTSRVMGTYGYMPPEYIAQGRLSVKTDVYSYGVMVLEIICGRKNNSFQPSGVAFHAWTNWRGDRALDIVDSVITENVSRNEMMKCINIGLLCVQESVTRRPNMNSVVHWLKSNSVTLPVPSTPAYVVHSDSGEASRVSQSTVNVSITELEPR, from the exons ATGAAAAGAATCAGACACACCCGTACAATCtccaaaaaaaacatgattaataACAAGAGCTTCATTTTCTCGATCatcctctgttttcttcttaCAATCAAAACAAGTGCCATCCTCGTCTCTGCTCAAGATCAACTGTGCTTGGCCAAAAGATCTTTTAACACAAACAGCACGTTCAACAAGAACcgtctccttctcctctcttaTCTTCCTCCTAACGTCACTCCTCAAAACAACTTCTTCTACAATGCTTCTCTAGGCCAAGACCGAGACAGAATCTACGCTCTAGCGATGTGTATCCCTGACACCGAAACAGAGGATTGCTCAAACTGCGTCAAGACAACTTCCGATGGACTTATCACGACCTGCCCTAACAGCACCGAAGCTTTTCACTGGTCGGGCGATGAAAAGACTCTCTGTTTCGTACGTTACTCCACCCGTTCTTTCATCGGCTCACCAGATATGGACCCGCGTCAGATTCTTCCCAACGCTACGGATATCAGATCGAACTTGACAGACTTTGATGGGATTTGGCAAGATTTGATGCTTCGAATAGTGGAATCAGCTTCATCAAAGTACTACGAAGCTGAGACCAGACCCTTGACAAGCACGAGTTCTGGAGATACGACGGTGATCTACACGATCATGCAGTGTACTTCTGATGTATCTAACGCTGAGTGCAGCACTTGTTTGAGAAATAGCGTTGGGGATTATCAGAACTGTTGCCGTGGGAAACAAGGAGGTCTTGTTACTCGTCCAAATTGCATTTTCCGTTGGGAGTTTTATCCTTTTTACGGAGCCTTCCGTAACACTTCACCATCGGCTAAGAAag ACGGTTCTTCAGCATTGAAAATTGTCGTCCCAGTTCTTGTCGTTGCTTCCTTATTGATTCTAGCCGTAGTTGGATACGTTCTTTatgggaggaggaggaagaaaaagaaggacaGTTTGAGAGAGACTTATCAAGAACTTGATA CTGCAGAAGTTGATGCTCTATCTTCATTGAAATTCGATTTCCGTGTTATTCAAGCTGCTACTAGTGACTTCTCTGAAGAGAATAAGCTAGGGGAAGGTGGATTTGGTCCAGTGTACAAG GGAAAGTTTCGAGACGGGCAAGAAGTAGCGGTGAAGAGACTGGCCCTAGGTTCAGGGCAAGGAGAAGAAGAGTTCAAGAACGAggttttattattatctaaGCTTCAACATAGGAATCTAGTTAAGCTACTAGGTTTTTGCTTGAAAGGCGAAGAAAGACTTCTGATCTACGAGTTTGTACCCAACTCAAGCCTTGATCATTTCATATTCGAGGTAGCCAAACAAGACCATTCACTGTCTTTGAAGGCTAGTTGGAGTACACGGTACAGCATTATCGAAAACATAGCTAGAGGGATTCTCTATCTACATGAAGATTCTCGTCTCAAGATCATTCACCGCGACTTGAAACCTAGTAACATTCTTTTAGATTATCAGATGAACCCCAAGATTTCAGATTTTGGGATGGCGAGGTTGTTCGAGTCAGATGATCAGACACAAGGGGTAACAACAAGCAGAGTCATGGGAACTTA CGGTTATATGCCACCGGAGTACATAGCACAAGGACGGTTGTCGGTTAAAACCGATGTTTACAGTTACGGTGTTATGGTTCTCGAGATCATATGTGGTCGGAAGAACAATAGCTTTCAGCCAAGTGGTGTAGCTTTCCAT GCGTGGACAAATTGGCGGGGAGATAGAGCACTGGACATTGTAGATTCAGTGATCACAGAGAATGTATCAAGAAACGAGATGATGAAATGCATCAACATAGGACTGTTATGCGTACAAGAGAGTGTGACGAGAAGACCAAACATGAACTCAGTAGTTCATTGGCTCAAGAGTAACTCTGTGACTCTTCCGGTTCCATCAACACCTGCGTATGTTGTTCATAGCGATTCAGGTGAAGCTTCCCGGGTTTCGCAGTCGACGGTCAATGTTTCAATCACTGAGCTTGAGCCACGTTAA